A window of the Vespa velutina chromosome 7, iVesVel2.1, whole genome shotgun sequence genome harbors these coding sequences:
- the LOC124950713 gene encoding dnaJ homolog subfamily C member 3, with protein MYHYSLLLFFLDLSFDLIGSVSQLEINKHLELGREFLVHGQLQDALSHYHAAIEGDPNNYLAYYNRGMVYLALGKAKFAIHDLDKVLELKPDFTAARLQRGNVLFKQAKFDLAEQNYKEVLAIEPQNEEAVSMSYTIPNLEMDMQYAEDMVKNRDCRTAIRHITRLIETCPWSLELRELRAECHDALGDYMSAITDIRSTTKLLSDNTEGYFKLSSMHYRIGQVEESLREIRECLKLDPEHKKCFPFYKKIKEVSKFLGKAESSEDANNPQGCIDSAERVLRLEANVKHVRFTALQLLCKCYTANSEPSQAINNCQEALKIRREPAILCDSAEAYLANELYDDAIKDYKKALEMDPDLQRAKQGLQKAQQRQKLSESRDYYKILGVSRTASKREIIKAYRKAAQKWHPDNFQEGEEKKRAEKKFIDIAAAKEVLTDDEKRAKFDQGEDPLDPESGKHQQGFNPFQEFHHFHGSPFQFKFHFN; from the exons ATGTACCATTACAgcttgttattgttttttttggATTTGTCTTTTGATT TGATCGGCAGTGTTTcacaattagaaattaataaacatttagaATTAGGTAGAGAATTTCTTGTACATGGACAATTGCAAGATGCATTGTCACATTATCATGCAGCAATTG aggGAGATCCTAACAATTATTTAGCGTATTACAATAGGGGTATGGTATATTTGGCACTAGGTAAAGCTAAGTTCGCGATTCATGATCTTGACAAAGTTTTGGAATTGAAACCTGATTTTACAGCAGCTAGGCTGCAACGTGGAAATGTTTTATTCAAGCAAGCAAAGTTTGATTTAGccgaacaaaattataaagaagtt CTTGCAATAGAACCACAGAATGAGGAAGCTGTATCTATGTCATATACGATACCAAATCTTGAAATGGATATGCAATATGCAGAAGATATGGTTAAAAATCGGGATTGCAGGACGGCGATTCGACATATAACACGACTTATAGAAACTTGTCCATGGTCGCTTGAACTTAGAGAGCTAAGAGCGGAATGTCATGATGCTTTAGGAGATTATATGAGTGCTATTACTGATATACGTTCCACTACTAAGTTACTATCTGACAATACAGAAGGTTATTTTAAACTATCCAGTATGCACTATCGTATTGGACAGGTAGAAGAATCATTGAG gGAAATTCGAGAGTGTTTAAAATTAGATCCAGAACATAAAAAGTGTTTcccattttataaaaagattaaagaagTATCTAAATTTCTGGGAAAAGCAGAATCTTCTGAGGATGCCAATAATCCTCAAGGTTGTATAGATTCTGCCGAACGTGTACTCCGTTTAGAGGCAAATGTAAAACATGTTAGATTTACTGCCTTGCAGTTACTTTGCAAATGTTACACAGCTAACTCAGAACCAAGTCAGGCAATTAATAATTGTCAAGAAGCATTAAAGATACGACGAGAGCCAGCTATTTTGTGTGACAGTGCGGAGGCATATCTGGCCAATGAATTATATGATGATG cgataaaagattataaaaaagctTTGGAAATGGATCCTGATTTGCAAAGAGCAAAGCAGGGATTACAGAAAGCTCAACAACGACAGAAACTTTCAGAGTCGCGggattattacaaaattttaggCGTATCTAGGACAGCTTCGAAACGTGAAATTATTAAAGCGTACAGAAAAGCGGCACAAAAATGGCATCCCGATAACTTCCAAGAAGgcgaagagaagaaacgagcggaaaaaaaattcatagatATCGCTGCTGCCAAAGAAGTACTAACTGATGacgaaaaaagagcaaaattCGATCAAGGCGAGGATCCATTGGATCCTGAATCTGGAAAACATCAGCAAGGCTTCAATCCCTTCCAAGAATTTCATCACTTTCATGGTTCACCTTTCCAATTTAAATtccatttcaattaa